Proteins found in one Plasmodium relictum strain SGS1 genome assembly, chromosome: 13 genomic segment:
- the TRAM gene encoding translocation associated membrane protein, putative, with protein sequence MATEYLHTLEEYFLSIKNKSYIEAYLINPKLSKWDFLIFLLIFMFVTLLRLLFSGINKVIVRNNSILYRLASNSLLDKINKKWNISKKGQLYKWKENFWFAIWHTFSFLYNFVLLLCMSGYLNNKNGWIKMCIKEPTGKWLFLVTEEEFSENKRGWPFMYTNNYVYYFYILQISYWSSCLFYLNYEIKRKDFYIFILHHISTIILLAYSHVLNFWRVGLLILFIHDIVDIVLYFSKLLNYSNIRSQILLSIFYVLFVLSYFFFRIFLYFYYIVLPLSNTKIIRSYTDGFISTHFDVPGGIVLIIFLWALMFMHCYWFFLILKMSRIFIIKTMRNEKITDIRSDDEDDNASTTESIKKEN encoded by the exons atggCAACTGAATATTTGCATACACtagaagaatattttttgagTATCAAAAATAAGAGTTATATTGAAGCATATTTAATTAATCCGAAATTATCAAAATGggattttttaatattcttatTGATTTTTATGTTTGTAACTTTATTAAGATTGCTATTTTCAGGAATTAATAAGGTTATAGTAAGAAATAATAGTATTTTATATAGACTAGCTAGCAATTCTTtattagataaaattaataagaaaTGGAATATTTCGAAAAAAGGTCAATTATATAAGTGGAAAGAAAATTTTTGGTTTGCAATTTGGCACAccttttcatttttgtataattttgttttattgtTATGCATGTCGggatatttaaataataaaaatggatGGATAAAAATGTGTATAAAAGAGCCAACAGGAAAATGGCTTTTTTTAGTGACAGAAGAAGAGTTTAGTGAAAATAAAAGAGGATGGCCATTTATGTATACAAACAATTAtgtgtattatttttatattttacaaaTATCTTATTGGTCATCTTGtctcttttatttaaattacgaaataaaaagaaaagatttctacatttttattttgcatCATATTTCtactataattttattagcTTATTCTCATGTACTTAATTTCTGGAGAGTTGGATTactaattctttttattcatGATATAGTTGATATAgttctttatttttcaaaGTTATTGAATTACTCAAATATAAGAAGTCAAATTCTTCTTTCaatattttatgtattatttgtcttatcttattttttttttcgtatctttttatatttttattatattgttCTTCCTTTAAGCAATACGAAAATTATTCGATCTTATACTGATGGTTTTATATCAACACACTTTGATGTTCCTGGTGGAAtagttttaattatttttttatgggCATTAATG tttATGCACTGTTACTggtttttcttaattttaaagatgagtcgtatttttattatcaaaacaa tgagaaatgaaaaaatcaCTGATATAAGAAGTGATGATGAAGATGATAATGCATCAACTACAGAGagtataaaaaaggaaaattaa
- the Sel1 gene encoding selenoprotein, putative, whose translation MNYEKEKKYDNEYDKILKDRKLKHEQLRRKNYKHNKFILPLINLINNIINFLKTAFNIINIFFKTLLGLSNNDNVSNRNNYDSDDNFHKKKKYGDLRKNKIMELKNLGTCLGSTUG comes from the exons atgaattatgaaaaagaaaaaaagtatgATAATGAATATGATAAGATTTTAAAAGATAGAAAACTTAAGCATGAACAATTAAGAAGAAAGAATTATAAgcataataaatttatattaccTTTAATTaacttaataaataatattatcaaTTTTCTTAAAACAGCTTTTAATAta ataaatatattttttaaaactttacTTGGATTATCTAATAACGataat GTATCTAATAGAAACAACTATGATAGTGATGACAAttttcacaaaaaaaaaaaatatggagACCTtcgaaaaaataaaataatggaATTGAAAAATTTAGGTACGTGCTTAGGTAGTACTTGAggttaa